The Glycine max cultivar Williams 82 chromosome 12, Glycine_max_v4.0, whole genome shotgun sequence genome window below encodes:
- the LOC102660628 gene encoding uncharacterized protein encodes MDVKALAKSKRNHTQHHSKKSPHSHKPKAPTSSSSSSVGPNDAAKNNPLGKQQVSQKKKSHRSALPSNWDRYEDEEEELDSGSGIASKTVDVVLPKTKGADFRHLVAEAQSQAETSLEGFPAFDDLLPGEFGVGLSSMLVVRGEGIVSWVGDDNFVVDDKTTGNPEASFLSLNLHALAESFAKVDLSKRLFIESDLLPTELCVEELAVSSNEEHKELKTKEDSELANRMSKELDLDDLAADQFTSSSSSSSSHAVSTFPLSNNVFHIPVNYVNAEAQQTSCSSKNKAFVPCSDASLHSTEDARGKQYSAFGAADVEKELDMLLDSLSETKILDSSGFKSYTSIPVSLGVSSVYPQVSKKDPVPSKTASITASLDDALDELLEETSTLMNPNVLLRPQEEKPFHHSMQSSSHSGNKSKVADDFDSWFDTL; translated from the exons ATGGATGTGAAGGCTTTGGCGAAATCAAAGAGAAACCACACGCAGCACCATAGCAAAAAATCTCCCCATAGTCACAAGCCCAAAGCCCCAACATCATCATCGTCTTCTTCTGTGGGCCCCAATGACGCTGCGAAGAACAACCCGTTGGGGAAGCAGCAAGTGAGCCAGAAGAAGAAAAGCCACCGTTCCGCGCTTCCCTCGAATTGGGACAGGTACGAGGATGAGGAAGAAGAATTGGATTCTGGGTCCGGAATTGCGAGCAAAACCGTCGATGTTGTCTTGCCCAAAACTAAAGGTGCGGACTTTCGCCACCTGGTTGCAGAGGCTCAGTCTCAAGCGGAGACGAGTTTAGAGGGATTCCCTGCTTTCGATGATCTTCTTCCTG GGGAGTTTGGTGTGGGATTGAGCTCTATGCTTGTGGTCAGGGGAGAGGGCATTGTCTCCTGGGTTGGAGATGATAACTTCGTTGTAGATGATAAGACAACTGGAAATCCAGAG GCATCATTTTTGTCCTTGAATTTGCATGCTCTAGCTGAAAGTTTTGCCAAAGTTGACTTATCAAAGAGATTATTCATTGAGTCTGACCTATTACCCACTGAGTTG TGTGTGGAGGAGTTGGCAGTGAGCAGCAATGAAGAGCACAAGGAACTGAAAACTAAAGAGGACAGTGAACTAGCCAATAGGATGTCTAAAGAATTAGATTTAGATGATCTAGCTGCAGATCAGTTTACATCATCTAGTTCCAGTAGCAGTAGCCATGCTGTTTCTACATTCCCCTTGTCCAACAATGTCTTTCACATTCCTGTAAACTATGTCAATGCTGAAGCTCAGCAAACTAGCTGTTCTAGTAAAAATAAAGCATTTGTTCCATGTTCAGATGCTAGTTTACATTCTACTGAAGATGCAAGAGGGAAACAGTACTCAGCATTTGGGGCTGCTGATGTTGAAAAAGAACTAGATATGCTTCTAGATTCACTTAGTGAGACCAAGATTCTAGATTCTTCGGGCTTTAAGTCCTACACCTCGATTCCGGTTTCATTGGGAGTCTCTTCTGTGTATCCTCAGGTTTCAAAGAAAGATCCAGTTCCATCCAAAACTGCATCAATTACTGCTAGTCTAGATGATGCACTTGATGAATTGCTGGAGGAAACATCCACTTTGATGAATCCAAATGTTTTATTACGGCCACAGGAAGAAAAACCTTTCCATCACAGCATGCAATCTTCTTCACATTCTGGAAACAAGTCCAAAGTGGCTGATGATTTTGATTCATGGTTTGATACACTTTGA